The following coding sequences are from one Comamonas koreensis window:
- the ligA gene encoding NAD-dependent DNA ligase LigA, with amino-acid sequence MAENIDLFASPAGDAPQDAAAQVQALRAQLVQWAHEYYVQDAPTVPDGEYDRVYQQLEALEKAHPELLSPDSPTQRVIGAILEGLTPVRHAVPMLSIRTETDNEASGAQAFDARIRKELGLDPSDPPVEYVAEPKFDGLAMNLRYEGGRLVQATTRGDGEVGEDVTHNIRTIRQIPLQLRQDAAVPPVLEVRGEVYMRRDDFDALNRKQEAAGGKTFVNPRNAAAGAVRQLDSNVTARRPLSFFAYGLGEVTPVAQGGMQWDSHYAMLMQLRAWGFPVAPQVCVAQGADALVAFHQRMGAERANLGYEIDGVVYKVNSRALQLELGFVSREPRWAVAHKYPAQEMVTRLEGIEVQVGRTGKLTPVARLAPVFVGGVTVTNATLSNVFDIRKKGVRVGDDVIVRRAGDVIPEVAGRVPGLRSQYVPNFSMPSQCPVCGSDVVREKGEANHRCTGGLFCVAQRKEAILHYAHRRAMDIEGLGDKLVDQLVDSGVIRSLPDLYKLGIATLSGLERMAEKSAQNVLAALESSKKTTLARFVFGLGIRHVGESTAKDLAKHFGVLDAIMDASVDDLLQVNDVGPVVAHSLHTFFAQPHNREVVEQLRAAGVHWDEAVPAEKPAQILAGMTVVLTGTLPTMGRDEAKDLLEAAGAKVSSSVSKKTHYLVAGADAGSKLTKAQELGVTVLNEAAMLRLLQNGAP; translated from the coding sequence ATGGCTGAGAATATTGATCTTTTCGCGTCGCCCGCTGGTGACGCCCCACAGGATGCTGCCGCCCAGGTGCAGGCCTTGCGTGCGCAGCTGGTGCAGTGGGCGCATGAATACTATGTGCAAGACGCGCCCACAGTGCCCGATGGTGAGTACGACCGCGTCTACCAGCAGCTCGAAGCGCTGGAAAAAGCCCACCCCGAGCTGCTGAGCCCGGACTCGCCGACCCAGCGCGTGATCGGCGCGATTCTGGAAGGCCTGACCCCCGTGCGCCATGCCGTGCCGATGCTCAGCATCCGCACCGAGACCGACAACGAAGCCAGCGGCGCGCAGGCCTTTGATGCGCGCATCCGCAAGGAGCTGGGCCTTGATCCCAGTGACCCGCCGGTCGAGTATGTGGCTGAGCCCAAATTCGACGGCCTGGCGATGAACCTGCGCTACGAGGGCGGGCGCCTGGTGCAGGCCACGACGCGCGGCGACGGCGAAGTGGGAGAGGATGTTACCCACAATATCCGCACCATCCGCCAGATACCGCTGCAGCTGCGCCAGGATGCCGCCGTGCCACCGGTGCTGGAGGTGCGCGGCGAAGTCTATATGCGCCGCGATGATTTTGACGCGCTCAACCGCAAGCAAGAAGCTGCGGGCGGCAAGACCTTTGTCAATCCGCGCAATGCGGCAGCCGGCGCAGTGCGCCAGCTTGACTCCAACGTCACCGCCCGGCGCCCGCTGTCGTTTTTCGCCTATGGCCTGGGTGAGGTGACGCCGGTGGCCCAAGGCGGCATGCAGTGGGACAGCCACTACGCAATGCTGATGCAGCTGCGCGCCTGGGGCTTTCCAGTGGCGCCGCAGGTCTGCGTGGCCCAGGGTGCCGATGCGCTGGTGGCCTTTCACCAGCGCATGGGCGCTGAGCGCGCCAACCTGGGTTACGAGATCGATGGCGTGGTCTACAAGGTCAACAGCCGCGCGCTGCAGCTGGAGCTGGGCTTTGTCAGCCGCGAGCCGCGCTGGGCCGTGGCCCACAAGTACCCGGCCCAGGAGATGGTGACGCGGCTTGAAGGCATCGAGGTGCAGGTGGGCCGCACCGGCAAGCTGACGCCGGTGGCGCGTCTGGCACCGGTGTTTGTCGGTGGCGTCACTGTCACCAATGCCACCCTGTCCAATGTGTTCGACATCCGCAAAAAGGGGGTACGGGTGGGGGACGATGTCATCGTGCGCCGCGCGGGCGACGTGATCCCCGAGGTGGCGGGTCGGGTGCCTGGCCTGCGCTCGCAGTATGTGCCCAACTTCTCGATGCCTAGCCAATGCCCGGTCTGCGGCAGCGATGTGGTGCGTGAAAAAGGCGAGGCCAACCACCGCTGCACCGGCGGCCTGTTCTGCGTGGCCCAGCGCAAGGAGGCCATCCTGCACTATGCGCACCGCCGCGCGATGGACATCGAAGGTCTGGGTGACAAGCTGGTCGACCAGCTGGTCGACAGCGGCGTGATCCGCAGCCTGCCCGACCTCTACAAACTGGGCATTGCGACCTTGTCGGGCCTCGAGCGCATGGCAGAGAAATCCGCACAGAATGTGCTCGCGGCGCTGGAGTCCTCGAAGAAAACCACGCTGGCTCGCTTTGTGTTTGGCCTGGGCATTCGCCATGTGGGCGAATCCACCGCCAAGGACCTGGCCAAGCACTTTGGAGTGCTCGATGCCATCATGGATGCCTCGGTCGACGATCTGCTGCAGGTGAACGACGTGGGGCCGGTGGTGGCCCATAGCCTGCACACCTTTTTTGCGCAGCCGCACAACCGCGAGGTGGTCGAGCAACTGCGTGCAGCCGGCGTGCACTGGGACGAAGCGGTGCCTGCCGAAAAGCCCGCGCAGATTCTGGCCGGCATGACCGTGGTGCTGACCGGCACCTTGCCCACCATGGGCCGCGATGAAGCCAAGGACCTGCTGGAAGCGGCAGGCGCCAAGGTCTCCAGCTCGGTGAGCAAGAAGACCCATTACCTGGTGGCCGGCGCGGACGCCGGCAGCAAACTGACCAAGGCCCAGGAGCTGGGCGTGACGGTGCTGAACGAGGCGGCGATGCTGCGGCTGCTGCAAAACGGCGCGCCTTGA
- a CDS encoding cell division protein ZipA C-terminal FtsZ-binding domain-containing protein: MSNFQLALVITFGVILVLYIAYNTWSARRNEPKKPRPEEPGQSGDSELRYEPGFDGRAASSATGDPVLDAQLGGQGPRLSGHSADAFGAGAVARSGNPGTYLGDRQQILDPLTDAIATIHTDGIVSGNAAIAAMPSSFRAGNKAFNIEGLNETSQTWELPRAGARYTGFQAGVQLANRHGPMNEIEFSEFVTKVQQFADSIGAAHDTPDMLQEVARARELDAFASEHDAQLAFMLRAKRASWSPGYVAQVAAKHGFVPAGPGRMVMPSGIEQMPAILALTYDAQAALADDPEASALRDVLLSLDVPHVARSEKPFDKMRTAAEALCAEMDGVICDQNGTPLPIMVVDPIAQDLENLYDQLEQRDLAAGSLAARRLFS; this comes from the coding sequence ATGAGTAATTTTCAACTGGCGTTGGTGATCACCTTTGGTGTCATTCTGGTTTTGTACATCGCCTACAACACCTGGTCGGCACGCCGCAACGAGCCCAAGAAACCCCGGCCCGAGGAGCCAGGCCAGAGCGGCGACTCCGAGCTGCGCTACGAGCCCGGCTTTGATGGCCGCGCGGCATCGTCAGCCACCGGTGACCCGGTGCTCGATGCCCAACTGGGCGGCCAGGGCCCCCGCCTGAGCGGCCACAGTGCCGATGCCTTTGGTGCAGGCGCGGTGGCACGCAGCGGCAACCCCGGCACCTACCTGGGTGACCGCCAGCAGATTCTCGACCCGCTCACCGATGCGATTGCCACCATCCACACCGACGGCATCGTCTCCGGCAATGCGGCCATCGCAGCCATGCCCAGCAGCTTTCGCGCCGGCAACAAGGCCTTCAACATCGAAGGCCTGAACGAGACCAGCCAGACCTGGGAGCTGCCACGCGCCGGCGCCCGCTACACCGGATTTCAGGCCGGCGTGCAGCTGGCCAACCGCCATGGCCCGATGAACGAGATCGAGTTTTCCGAGTTCGTCACCAAGGTCCAGCAGTTTGCCGACAGCATCGGCGCGGCGCACGACACGCCTGACATGCTGCAGGAAGTGGCCCGTGCTCGCGAACTTGACGCCTTTGCCAGCGAGCATGATGCGCAGCTGGCCTTTATGCTGCGTGCCAAGCGCGCCTCCTGGAGCCCCGGCTATGTGGCCCAGGTTGCGGCCAAGCATGGCTTTGTGCCGGCTGGCCCTGGCCGCATGGTGATGCCTTCGGGCATCGAGCAAATGCCTGCCATATTGGCGCTGACCTATGACGCGCAGGCTGCACTGGCCGACGATCCGGAAGCCAGCGCCTTGCGCGATGTGCTGCTGAGCCTGGATGTGCCCCATGTGGCACGCAGCGAAAAGCCCTTCGACAAGATGCGCACTGCCGCCGAGGCGCTGTGCGCCGAGATGGACGGCGTCATCTGCGACCAAAATGGCACGCCCCTGCCGATCATGGTGGTGGACCCCATCGCCCAGGATCTGGAAAACTTGTACGACCAGCTCGAGCAGCGCGACCTGGCAGCGGGCTCGCTGGCTGCACGGCGTTTGTTCAGCTAA